The region ATTGCACTCGTTGTTTGCATCTAATGATCTCCTGATTTTATACTTTCCTTCATTGAAAAAGTATTTTATTGATTAATAGTTAATTTTTTAGCAATTGAATCATTCGTAATGAGATTCCTACAAAAAATACAGAGCCCCCTTTGCGTCTTCGGATTGTTGTGAGTCATTAATATGCATTATATTTTCCTCATGTCAAATGTATTGCGAGTTATTGCACACTTGAATTTAAATAGGTCGATGAACAATGCATGTGTTTTTGATTGAGGGAAAAGGTTGTCTAAATATCATCTAAACTCTGCGGAGACAATATATCAACCCGAGTCTTCAGGAAAAGTGTTATTGAATAAGCTAGGAATTATCGATTCAGAAGAAATGGAAGCACTTGAGTCGGGGTTGCTATTAATGATGTATGAACGGCTTTTCTTAGAATCAGAACCCTTAACATCATTGAATTTCGAACACATCCAGGTTTGGCATCGTTACTGGCTGGGTAATGTGTATAAATGGGCAGGCCGATTACGTAATGTTAATCTCGTCAAAGATGGATTTAAATTTGCTGCCGCTGAACGTATACCTCACCTGATTAGTGATTTTGAAAAACGTTATCTAAGTCGCTTTGAAAAACTTAAAGTCTTGAGTCGTTTAGAGCTAACTTGTTATCTGGCAGAATGCCATGTGGAGTTTATCTTGATTCATCCATTCAGGGAGGGAAACGGAAGGTTATCGCGTCTGCTATTTGATGCATTATCTGTTCAGGCTGGAACTGGATTGCTGGACTATAGCTTGTGGGACGAGCATCGAACATTTTATTTCAAGGCTATTCAGGCTGGGGCATCAGGTAACATTCAACCTATGCTGCTGCTGATAAACGATATTTTGCCGTGCTAACAAGATAAACCGATAGTTTTTGCTTTCAATTGATACTGCTTGAGATTTTGCTCAATTTTTTGCACTTTTTCGCCAGTTTCAATAGCCGTCGAGCTTGCTACAGATCGATAGATTTGCTGTTTAGTAATCCTGGCGCTGGTTGCTCGATTTTGCATAGTATTTTCTCGTCGAATTTAGAGAGATTGTAGTAGGTAGGAAGAATGCTTACAAGGCCGCTATCTAACGTGGGCGTGATCTCGCTTCTTAAGCAGTTTCAGCCATAAGGGCTTAGTCGGCGTGACAATTGAAAATCTGATTTCGGGTGATGAAAAGGACGCAGCTAAAGTGATCTAAATGTCTAAAATGTTGAGTTGATATAACCTTCTGATTTTCATAACTAAATTTGGTGGCCCCTGCTGGGTTTGAACCAGCGACCAAGCGATTATGAGAAAGTTGAATAGCAACGGAAAAACAATAGTTTGCGTTTTAATACAATGACATAACATGAAAATGTTAACCTCTATTTGCCACTGTTAGCCGTCTGCGTCGCCATTTCATCGCCACTTGTAGCCAAGGGGTTTAACTTAGCTGCTTCCTCAAGATGGTCGGGAGCGAAGTGTGCATAACGCATCGTCATCTTGATATCAGTGTGCCCCAGCACTCTCTGCAAAACTAGAAGGTTTCCACCATTCATCATAAAGTGACTGGCAAAGGTGTGCCGTAAAACGTGGGTTAGTTGGCCTGCTGGCAACTCTATTTCTGTTCTGTCTAAAGCTGAACGAAACGCACCATAACAATCAGCAAATAATCTTCCAGTTTTGTTTTCTGGAATAAGTTTGTAGACCTGTTCTGTAATCGGAACGGTTCTATTTTTACGACCTTTAGTTTTGGTGAAGGTGATTTTAAATTTAGATATCTGACTTTTTTTCAATCCTTCAGCCTCAGACCACCTTGCGCCTGTTGCGAGACAAAGTTTTACTACTGTTTCGAGATCGGCGTGTTCACTGTTCCTACATTCCGCCAGTAATACATTAATCTGCTGATGATTGAGCCACGCCATTTCTGATTCTTCGGTGCGAAAAGGCCTGACGTTCTTCAGGGGATTCTCACCCTTCCATTCACCCAGCCTGCTCATTTCATTAAACACTGCACGAAAATAAGCGAGTTCAAGATTCAAGGTTCGCGGGGATACTTCTTTAACGCGGTTAGAGCGCGCGAAGTCACCTTTTAATCTGCGTTCGCGATATCGAGAAAACATCTGAGCATCAAAATCGCGAGCAAGTGGTTCGCCCATGCACTCATGTGCATGCCGCATTGCAAGTTGGCGTTTCTCTCCATCTTTAAGTGTGATGCCATGAGCGCCGTACCAGGCAGAAACCAAATCATTGAGCGTCCGCCTATCCTCTTTTTCTTCTTGCCAAGGCAATTGCACTGCATGCTGCTCGAAAGCTAAGGCTTCACCTTTGGTGGCGAATTTCTTGCGGGTGCGTTTGCCTCCGGCACCGTTTGGGTAAATTTCGCAGAGCCAGCCACCAGTGGGCAGTTTACGAACAGCCATTACTTAACCTCGCGATAAATACCAACGACTCTGCCAAGCACACGTATATCTTCAAATGAACATTCAAAAGGGATTTTGCCCCCTGTGACATGAAGGCGTTTGCCAGGCAAAACCGCGATTTCTCGAATGCTAATAACCCCATCAACATCGATCAGCTTTTCACCATCTGAAACAACGCTGCTTTCCTCAATGATGAAGGCCGCGGATTCGACCATTACGCAGAACAATTTTCCATCAGGTTTGCTAAGCAAGCTTACATCAATCCCAAAAGTGCCTATTTGAGTGAGGTTAGATTCACTAATTGTGAATTTATCAAGTTCGATGACTTCACAATTATCTAGTTTCCCGACGGTTGCTTGAGCATTTGGCTTCCCATCGCCTGTCAGTATCCAGTTCAAATCAGTTCCTGTCTCGATTGAACACAATGCTGCAAAGTCAAAGGAGACATTGCCGCGCGAGTAGCGGTTTGAGAGGGAACTTGCCGCGATATCAAAGTGATTAGCTAATTGGATTTTTTGATGAAAACCATACACGGCGCAGATTCTGTCGAGGATTTTTACATTGTCTAGCTTCGATGTATCGAATTTCATTTTAATTTCCATGTTGACCACTTCGAAAAATGGTAGTAAATTTCGTCTTGTTGAAGTGCACTGATGGCAAACGTTGGCAAACACAATGCAATCAGTGTCGTTAATTGGCTAACTGGGAATCATGCTACATGGCTTCTGAAATCGCAATCATCAAAGTACCTGCACCTGTCGTAACCGCTGAGCAATTTGCAGAGTTAGAGGGTGTTTCTGTACGAACTGTCTACCGCTGGACAACTGGCGATAACCCTCAATTACCTATCGAACCTCGCAAAATCCGCAAGGGTTGCAAGAAAGCCGGTGGCCCTATCCGCATCTATTACGCGCGCTGGAAAGAAGAACAACTGCGTAAGGCTTTTGGTCATTCACGCTTCCAACTCATTATTGGCGGCTAATTCACATTAAGTGAATAGGGAGATTCCGCACATGTTTGATTTTAAGATTTCCACCCAAAGCCAGTTTGATGAAGCCTGTCGCAAGTTTGCTGCCACTCATAACCTGACCGAGTTGGCGCAGCGTGCAGAGATGAAAGTGCAGACACTGCGCAACAAGCTGAATCCTGATCAGGTGCACAAACTGACGGTTGAAGAAATGCTGCTGCTTACCGACCTGACAGAAGACGCAACACTGGTTGATGGCATGCTGGCGCAGTTGCAGTGCCTGCCGTGTGTACCAGTAAACGAAATGGCTAAAGACAAGTATTCGGCTTATGTCCTGAAAGCCACCGCTGAAGTGGGGGTGCTGGCAGCAAGCGCATTTGGTTCTGGCAAGGTAACTGCTAATTGCCGTCGCGGGATCGTTGAAGCGGCTAATACCGGTATTCGTTGCATGATGCTGGCAGCGCTGGCAGTACAGACACGTATCCATTCCAACCCGACTTTAGCCTCAACCGTGGATGCAATTAGCGGGCTGGGTGCTTCTATCGGCATGAGTTGAGGGCGGCGTAATGATCTCATTAGCAGCACGCCTGAAGAAGCAAAGCCCGTCAATGTCCTACGGAAACGGCTGGATTATGGGTGAGAAAGGCAAGCCATGGCATCCGGTAATGTGCAGCCAGGGCAAAGAAGTAAAGCAGAGAGGTAAATCATGGCTATCGAAGGTAATGCAATGCTGGGCGAGCTGACAGCAGGCCAGCGGGTTTCAGCTTTAAATCACCTTTCCGCAATTCGCTCTCAGTTTGGCGGTAATAGTGAAAAAGAGTTGTCGCGGTTCTTTTCTGATATGCGCGATGTAAGAGACGGAAATTATCAGGAAAACAAACGAGCTCTAAGTGCGATTCTTTTTTTAGCGAACATCGGTAAAGACAGACACGATGTTGATTTTAGTGAACTGACTACTGATGAAAAAGCGACGCTTATTCGTGCAATGAATCAATTAAAAGCAGTCGTGAGTTTATTTCCAAAAAGATTGGCTCTGTCTAATTAATTAACCCCAAGCAAATAAATGGCGTAAACCCGCCGGGCATTCTTTTGCCCAAATTCTGGAGAAAGAGATATGCGAAATATTGAAACCCGTAAGTTCGAAGCCGAGGTGGAGCAGCTTTCCACGATCATCACACAGGCCCGCACAGAAGAACGCGTAGAGCGTGGCCTGCAGGTGGCTCGCCGTTTAACTGATCTGGCTATGCGCATTCAGCAGAAAGGTCTGAACAGCGTAGAAGCTGCTGAGTTGCTTCGTCAGGAAGCTGAACGTTTTGAGAACGAAGCGCGTGAGGCGGTGCACTAATGGCTGACTCAATGGACTTGGTACAGCAGCGAGTTGAAGAAGAGCTGGCGCGCAATTTGGCGAACGCAAAACAGCACCCTGTCGGTGCGAGTGAGTTTTTCTGCCTGTCATGTGACGCCGAAATTCCTGAAGCCCGTCGCCGTGCGCTGCCGGGCGTCCAGCTTTGTGTGACCTGTAAGTCAATCGGCGAACTCAAGAGCGCCCATTATTCAGGGGGTGCAGTATGAGCACCATTCTGAAATGGGCTGGAAGCAAGGCGGGCATTATGCCCGCTCTTTCCGTTCATCTGCCGCAAGGTAAGCGTCTGGTTGAACCTTTCGCGGGTTCATGCGCAGTAATGATGAATACGGATTATCCTCAGTATTTAATCGCTGATATTAATCCCGATCTTATTAATCTTTATCGTCAGGTTAAAGAGCATACACGCCCGTTTATTGTTATGGCGGCGCAGATGTTTAACCAGAACGCGAACTTTGAGGATTATTACCGCATCCGTGGAGAGTTTAATCTTTGTCTTTCACTGACGCTTTTGCAGCGTGCCGTTTATTTCCTGTACCTGAATCGTCACGGATATCGCGGCCTCTGTCGTTATAACCAGAAAGGCGGATTTAATACCCCGTTCGCCAAAAACGACACCGCATATTTTCCACTGGCTGAAATTGAAGCGTTTGCCGAAAAAGCACAGCGCGCGACTTTCATCTGTGCTGACTTCAAAGAAACCCTGCAGATGGTTGAAGGCGGGGATGTTGTTTATTGCGATCCGCCATATGACGGCACATTCAGTCAGTATTTCGGTGATGGGTTTGGCAAAGAGCAGCATAGCCAACTTGCCTCAATGTTAGCCGGTATTGCTGATACGAATGCGGTGGTTTGTTCAAACAGCGATAACGAGTTCACCCGCCAGCTATACAGCCGGTTCAACACATCTTCAGTGACAGCCCCTCGCAGCATTGGCAGCAAAGCCGGTGATGCAAAGCGCGGTGCGGAAATTATCGCAGTGCTCAAACCGCAGAATGAATTTGCTGTGATTGGCTGGGATATGGCGTCCGGGCCAGACATCTCTGTTGAAGCAGGGGTGCCGCAATGATTCATTTCCACGGTGGGCCTATCACGCCAGAGACATGCGCACTGAAAGCATGGAAAGGCAGGCACGCGTTTATCAGTTTTGCCAACCCAGGTCAGCTTTTGCTGGCCTCTGAGGTTTGCCAGAGTTTTGCGCTGGATAATGGCGCGTTCAGTTTCTGGACTAAAAAGCGCGCCGTGAATTGGGGTAGCTATTACGACTTTGTGGCTCGCTGGTCGAATCACCCTCGATTTGCATTTGCCATTATTCCCGACGTGATTGGCGGAAGTGGTGAAGAAAACGACGCGCTGATAGCTGAATGGCCCCACGGGAAAGTAACCGGGGTTCCCGTGTGGCATATGAACGAATCAGACGATCGTTTTATTCGTCTGTGCAACGAGTTTCCACGCGTGGCGCTGGGATCTATGGGTGAGTATGACGCCAGTAGGCCAAAGCAGTGTGCTGCACGTTTGCGTGATCTTATCCGTCATGTTGTCGATGAAAATGGATATCCGATCACGAAGTTGCACGGGCTTCGTATGCTTAACAAAGACCTGTTCAAGCGTGTGCCGCTCTCATCGGCAGACAGCACCAACGTTGCTCGAAATATCGGAATAGACAAAGCCTGGAACAAAAGCGCGTATGCGCCTGCGAGTAAAGAGACCAGAGCTGCTGTGCTGGTTGAGCGCATTGAATATATGAACAGCGCCAGTTCACTCAATTATGACGCTGAGCGTGATCTGTTTATGCCGCAGTTGGCCTTCGAAATATGATGGAGTCTGTAATCCTGTCAGATTGGGCGTACGACTGGAATAAACCTAAAAGCGCCATCGCCAGCCCATATCCTACTTACGAGGAAATGCACAGCCGCAACCAGATGATTGCGGCTTTAGTGCACGCACAGGAGCTACTTGAAAAGCAGCCAACACTGGTGCAACTCGACGTTAAGCGTCGTATTAGTGATCTGGAAAAAACACAGGGTACAGCCCGTGCCAATGCGTACTTTACGAAGACTTTCGTAGAGCGCACATTGCCACGTGTTGAGGTAGTCAGCGCTCAGTATCGCCTCGGTGATATGAGTGCCGGCACAATCAATATTTTCACTGATAACGCACCGCAAAACACCGGAGCTGCCAGACCTGTAGGTGCTCTGTGGGAGTTAATGCGCCGCTTTAATCGCCTGCCAGATATGGCAAGAGCGGATGTTGATTTGCTGGCTGGCGATGTTGCAAATTTCATCCTGGCTGAACTGGTGCAGGCGCATCATCAGGCCAGCGATGAGTCAGATTATAAGTACACACACCGCGTTTATATGACCGCTGCTGCTATCACGCGGGAGCTGAACCAGACTCCGCCGTTGTGGGAAAAAGTTACATCGCGCCTGTTTGACCCGGAAGAAGTTACCCCGGCAATCATGCGCATGCAGACGGAAAAATGGTGGAAAGGCAGACTGCGCCGCGTAGCAGCTTCATGGCGTGAACATCTTCAGATTGCGCTGGCGAATGTCAGTAAAAAGCACACCCCTTACGCCAGCAATATGACCGTTGCTGAATGGCGCGAGCAAAAGCGCCGCACGCGCGAGTTTCTGAAGTCGCTGGAGTTGGAAGACGAAGAAGGCAACCGTATCAGCCTGATCGATAAATACGACGGCAGCGTGGCTAATCCGGCGATCCGTCGTTGCGAACTGATGACCCGCATCCGTGGATTTGAAAACATCTGCATCGAGATGGGCTTTGTGGGTGAGTTTTATACCCTGACGGCGCCAGCCCGCTATCACGCCACTATCAAATCAGGCCACCGTAACCGTAAGTGGAACGGCTCAAGTCCCTCAGACACGCAGCGCTATCTCTGCACGGTATGGCAAAAAATCCGCGCCAAACTGCATCGCGAAGATATCCGTATTTTCGGCATCCGCGTTGCTGAGCCGCATCATGACGGCACTCCGCACTGGCACATGTTGATGTTCATGCTTCCTGAGAATGTGGATCAGGTGCGCCAGATAATCCGCGATTACGCATACCACGAAGACAGCGGCGAGCTGACTACTTATAAAGCCCGTAAAGCCCGCTTTCACGCTGAAGCTATTGATCCAGAAAAAGGTAGTGCTACCGGCTACGTGGCGAAATACATTTCCAAAAACATTGATGGCTATGCGCTCGATGGTGAGCTGGATGATGAAAGCGGTAAAGATCTGAAAGAGACTGCGCCTGCGGTTTCCGCATGGGCCGCTCGCTGGCACATCCGTCAGTTCCAGTTTGTCGGTGGTGCACCTGTCACCGTATATCGCGAGTTGCGCCGCATGGCAGACAGCGAAACAGCCCACGGTCTGAGCGTTGAGTTTGCTGCTGCGCATGATGCTGCCGACGCTGGTGATTGGGCCGGATACGTTAACGCGCAGGGTGGGCCGTTTGTCCGTCGTGATGATCTGGCGGTTCGCACCTGGTATCAGGCCAGTGATGAAGTAAACGAATACGGCGAAGAAACAGTACGTATTAAGGGTGTATTTGCCACTGAAGTTGGTGAAGACACGCCAATCCTAACCCGTCTGGCACAGTGGAAGATCGTTCCGAAGCGTGCCGTTGCTTTTGATTTTGACCTTCAGGACGCGCCCGCGTCCTCTTGGAGTTCTGTCAATAACTGTACGGGAGGTTTGAGATCTGAGGATTCAAACCCACCTGAAAGCTTCGAAAAAATTGAGCTTGATGGCTTGAGTAAGAAAGAACGGCGCCAGCTTCTTGCCCGGATAAGGGCAGAGCAACCCAAAAAGCGGCATAAGAAACTGCGGCGATCAGACAAAATTGAGGCAGCTTGCGACAACGTTATAAGCCAGGTGAGAGATTTATGCGGTGAAACGATTAGTCGCGGGCTGGCTGTGCGCCTAATT is a window of Pantoea rwandensis DNA encoding:
- a CDS encoding Fic/DOC family protein, whose translation is MSKYHLNSAETIYQPESSGKVLLNKLGIIDSEEMEALESGLLLMMYERLFLESEPLTSLNFEHIQVWHRYWLGNVYKWAGRLRNVNLVKDGFKFAAAERIPHLISDFEKRYLSRFEKLKVLSRLELTCYLAECHVEFILIHPFREGNGRLSRLLFDALSVQAGTGLLDYSLWDEHRTFYFKAIQAGASGNIQPMLLLINDILPC
- a CDS encoding phage integrase codes for the protein MAVRKLPTGGWLCEIYPNGAGGKRTRKKFATKGEALAFEQHAVQLPWQEEKEDRRTLNDLVSAWYGAHGITLKDGEKRQLAMRHAHECMGEPLARDFDAQMFSRYRERRLKGDFARSNRVKEVSPRTLNLELAYFRAVFNEMSRLGEWKGENPLKNVRPFRTEESEMAWLNHQQINVLLAECRNSEHADLETVVKLCLATGARWSEAEGLKKSQISKFKITFTKTKGRKNRTVPITEQVYKLIPENKTGRLFADCYGAFRSALDRTEIELPAGQLTHVLRHTFASHFMMNGGNLLVLQRVLGHTDIKMTMRYAHFAPDHLEEAAKLNPLATSGDEMATQTANSGK
- a CDS encoding phage repressor protein CI, whose product is MKFDTSKLDNVKILDRICAVYGFHQKIQLANHFDIAASSLSNRYSRGNVSFDFAALCSIETGTDLNWILTGDGKPNAQATVGKLDNCEVIELDKFTISESNLTQIGTFGIDVSLLSKPDGKLFCVMVESAAFIIEESSVVSDGEKLIDVDGVISIREIAVLPGKRLHVTGGKIPFECSFEDIRVLGRVVGIYREVK
- a CDS encoding phage regulatory CII family protein; the protein is MFDFKISTQSQFDEACRKFAATHNLTELAQRAEMKVQTLRNKLNPDQVHKLTVEEMLLLTDLTEDATLVDGMLAQLQCLPCVPVNEMAKDKYSAYVLKATAEVGVLAASAFGSGKVTANCRRGIVEAANTGIRCMMLAALAVQTRIHSNPTLASTVDAISGLGASIGMS
- a CDS encoding phage filamentation protein Fil family protein yields the protein MISLAARLKKQSPSMSYGNGWIMGEKGKPWHPVMCSQGKEVKQRGKSWLSKVMQCWAS
- a CDS encoding DUF5347 family protein, giving the protein MAIEGNAMLGELTAGQRVSALNHLSAIRSQFGGNSEKELSRFFSDMRDVRDGNYQENKRALSAILFLANIGKDRHDVDFSELTTDEKATLIRAMNQLKAVVSLFPKRLALSN
- a CDS encoding DUF2732 family protein, with amino-acid sequence MRNIETRKFEAEVEQLSTIITQARTEERVERGLQVARRLTDLAMRIQQKGLNSVEAAELLRQEAERFENEAREAVH
- a CDS encoding TraR/DksA family transcriptional regulator, encoding MADSMDLVQQRVEEELARNLANAKQHPVGASEFFCLSCDAEIPEARRRALPGVQLCVTCKSIGELKSAHYSGGAV
- a CDS encoding DNA adenine methylase, which codes for MSTILKWAGSKAGIMPALSVHLPQGKRLVEPFAGSCAVMMNTDYPQYLIADINPDLINLYRQVKEHTRPFIVMAAQMFNQNANFEDYYRIRGEFNLCLSLTLLQRAVYFLYLNRHGYRGLCRYNQKGGFNTPFAKNDTAYFPLAEIEAFAEKAQRATFICADFKETLQMVEGGDVVYCDPPYDGTFSQYFGDGFGKEQHSQLASMLAGIADTNAVVCSNSDNEFTRQLYSRFNTSSVTAPRSIGSKAGDAKRGAEIIAVLKPQNEFAVIGWDMASGPDISVEAGVPQ
- a CDS encoding replication endonuclease; translated protein: MMESVILSDWAYDWNKPKSAIASPYPTYEEMHSRNQMIAALVHAQELLEKQPTLVQLDVKRRISDLEKTQGTARANAYFTKTFVERTLPRVEVVSAQYRLGDMSAGTINIFTDNAPQNTGAARPVGALWELMRRFNRLPDMARADVDLLAGDVANFILAELVQAHHQASDESDYKYTHRVYMTAAAITRELNQTPPLWEKVTSRLFDPEEVTPAIMRMQTEKWWKGRLRRVAASWREHLQIALANVSKKHTPYASNMTVAEWREQKRRTREFLKSLELEDEEGNRISLIDKYDGSVANPAIRRCELMTRIRGFENICIEMGFVGEFYTLTAPARYHATIKSGHRNRKWNGSSPSDTQRYLCTVWQKIRAKLHREDIRIFGIRVAEPHHDGTPHWHMLMFMLPENVDQVRQIIRDYAYHEDSGELTTYKARKARFHAEAIDPEKGSATGYVAKYISKNIDGYALDGELDDESGKDLKETAPAVSAWAARWHIRQFQFVGGAPVTVYRELRRMADSETAHGLSVEFAAAHDAADAGDWAGYVNAQGGPFVRRDDLAVRTWYQASDEVNEYGEETVRIKGVFATEVGEDTPILTRLAQWKIVPKRAVAFDFDLQDAPASSWSSVNNCTGGLRSEDSNPPESFEKIELDGLSKKERRQLLARIRAEQPKKRHKKLRRSDKIEAACDNVISQVRDLCGETISRGLAVRLIGGTQTEIAGRMFYSSAYGDLFRPKIERKTIGVLERFNRLAEQVRAKNAQ